In a genomic window of Lagopus muta isolate bLagMut1 chromosome 2, bLagMut1 primary, whole genome shotgun sequence:
- the RMND1 gene encoding required for meiotic nuclear division protein 1 homolog isoform X2, with protein sequence MRLKLLRLQTTSFHSLTTVHRCQRFNKTGHHLLKLDNDVDRTDHRTAKKIGNLYAPKTAAPCLTRPSMQVKNWQMIQGNVSALGKSVYYQGGEMFFPPWKRFGLAAMENYTLNVEYIKKLGNISSRFYTIVSTSKIIPKPSTQPLKRPPKAPRTKQPSRANQPLLSDDMKNLMQCTAFATADEYHLGNLCHDLTSHGYVEITSLPRDAANVLVMGAEKSAKDDDPGMIFFFREGAVVFWNVDEKSMKNIMRVLEQHEIQPYEVALVHWENEEINYRIGEGQSKLHKGEILLNSELDTDEVILQKFAFSNALCLSVKLAIWESLLDNFVESIQSIPEILKSRRKVKLSHADVMQKIGELFALRHRINLSSDLLITPDFYWDREKLEELYDKTCQFLNINRRVKVGVLLL encoded by the exons ATGAGACTGAAACTCCTGCGCCTTCAGACTACATCTTTTCACTCTTTAACTACAGTACATCGATGCCAAAGATTTAATAAAACTGGACATCATCTTCTAAAGCTGGATAATGATGTTGACAGAACGGATCACAGAACAGCTAAGAAGATTGGAAACTTGTATGCTCCGAAGACTGCTGCCCCTTGTTTGACAAGGCCCTCTATGCAAGTCAAGAATTGGCAAATGATCCAAGGAAATGTATCTGCTTTGGGAAAAAGTGTTTATTATCAGGGTGGGGAGATGTTTTTCCCACCCTGGAAACGTTTTGGCTTGGCAGCAATGGAAAACTACACGCTCAATGTGGAGTATATTAAAAAGCTCGGGAACATATCATCAAGATTTTACACAATTGTATCAACTAGTAAAATTATTCCAAAACCAAGTACCCAGCCACTTAAGAGGCCACCAAAGGCACCAAGGACCAAGCAGCCCTCCAGAGCTAACCAGCCACTACTGTCAGATGACATGAAG AATCTGATGCAGTGCACAGCCTTTGCAACAGCAGATGAATATCATCTTGGTAATCTGTGTCATGACCTGACTTCCCATGGATATGTTGAAATAACAAGTTTGCCCAGAG ACGCTGCAAATGTTTTGGTGATGGGTGCTGAGAAATCTGCAAAAGATGATGATCCtggcatgatttttttcttcag GGAAGGGGCTGTTGTGTTTTGGAATGTGGATGAGAAAAGT ATGAAGAATATAATGCGAGTGCTGGAACAGCATGAAATTCAGCCATATGAAGTAGCATTAGTCCACTGGGAAAACGAAGAGATAAACTATAGAATAGGAGA AGGGCAATCAAAGCTTCATAAGGGAGAAATCTTGTTAAATTCTGAGCTGGATACTGATGAAGTAATTCTGCAGAAATTTGCCTTTTCAAATGCCCTGTGTCTTTCTG TAAAACTGGCTATTTGGGAATCGTTATTGGATAACTTTGTGGAATCTATCCAATCAATTCCTGAG ATCCTAAAATCAAGAAGGAAGGTAAAACTATCTCACGCAGATGTCATGCAGAAAATTGGAGAACTTTTTGCATTAAG ACATCGCATAAATCTGAGTTCAGACCTGCTAATAACACCTGACTTCTACTGGGATAGAGAAAAACTGGAAGAGCTTTATGACAAAACATGCCAATTTCTCAATATTAATCGCAGAGTTAAGGTAGGTGTATTACTGTTGTAA
- the RMND1 gene encoding required for meiotic nuclear division protein 1 homolog isoform X1 gives MRLKLLRLQTTSFHSLTTVHRCQRFNKTGHHLLKLDNDVDRTDHRTAKKIGNLYAPKTAAPCLTRPSMQVKNWQMIQGNVSALGKSVYYQGGEMFFPPWKRFGLAAMENYTLNVEYIKKLGNISSRFYTIVSTSKIIPKPSTQPLKRPPKAPRTKQPSRANQPLLSDDMKNLMQCTAFATADEYHLGNLCHDLTSHGYVEITSLPRDAANVLVMGAEKSAKDDDPGMIFFFREGAVVFWNVDEKSMKNIMRVLEQHEIQPYEVALVHWENEEINYRIGEGQSKLHKGEILLNSELDTDEVILQKFAFSNALCLSVKLAIWESLLDNFVESIQSIPEILKSRRKVKLSHADVMQKIGELFALRHRINLSSDLLITPDFYWDREKLEELYDKTCQFLNINRRVKVMNEKLQHCMELTDLMRNHLNEKHALRLEWMIVILITIEVMFELARVVF, from the exons ATGAGACTGAAACTCCTGCGCCTTCAGACTACATCTTTTCACTCTTTAACTACAGTACATCGATGCCAAAGATTTAATAAAACTGGACATCATCTTCTAAAGCTGGATAATGATGTTGACAGAACGGATCACAGAACAGCTAAGAAGATTGGAAACTTGTATGCTCCGAAGACTGCTGCCCCTTGTTTGACAAGGCCCTCTATGCAAGTCAAGAATTGGCAAATGATCCAAGGAAATGTATCTGCTTTGGGAAAAAGTGTTTATTATCAGGGTGGGGAGATGTTTTTCCCACCCTGGAAACGTTTTGGCTTGGCAGCAATGGAAAACTACACGCTCAATGTGGAGTATATTAAAAAGCTCGGGAACATATCATCAAGATTTTACACAATTGTATCAACTAGTAAAATTATTCCAAAACCAAGTACCCAGCCACTTAAGAGGCCACCAAAGGCACCAAGGACCAAGCAGCCCTCCAGAGCTAACCAGCCACTACTGTCAGATGACATGAAG AATCTGATGCAGTGCACAGCCTTTGCAACAGCAGATGAATATCATCTTGGTAATCTGTGTCATGACCTGACTTCCCATGGATATGTTGAAATAACAAGTTTGCCCAGAG ACGCTGCAAATGTTTTGGTGATGGGTGCTGAGAAATCTGCAAAAGATGATGATCCtggcatgatttttttcttcag GGAAGGGGCTGTTGTGTTTTGGAATGTGGATGAGAAAAGT ATGAAGAATATAATGCGAGTGCTGGAACAGCATGAAATTCAGCCATATGAAGTAGCATTAGTCCACTGGGAAAACGAAGAGATAAACTATAGAATAGGAGA AGGGCAATCAAAGCTTCATAAGGGAGAAATCTTGTTAAATTCTGAGCTGGATACTGATGAAGTAATTCTGCAGAAATTTGCCTTTTCAAATGCCCTGTGTCTTTCTG TAAAACTGGCTATTTGGGAATCGTTATTGGATAACTTTGTGGAATCTATCCAATCAATTCCTGAG ATCCTAAAATCAAGAAGGAAGGTAAAACTATCTCACGCAGATGTCATGCAGAAAATTGGAGAACTTTTTGCATTAAG ACATCGCATAAATCTGAGTTCAGACCTGCTAATAACACCTGACTTCTACTGGGATAGAGAAAAACTGGAAGAGCTTTATGACAAAACATGCCAATTTCTCAATATTAATCGCAGAGTTAAG GTAATGAATGAAAAGCTTCAGCACTGCATGGAGTTGACAGACCTAATGCGAAATCACCTGAATGAAAAGCATGCTCTGCGCCTCGAGTGGATGATAGTAATACTCATCACCATAGAG GTTATGTTTGAACTCGCAAGGGTAGTGTTCTGA
- the ARMT1 gene encoding damage-control phosphatase ARMT1 isoform X1, with protein MAAVTALPVSLSARFKGSFAYFTVKDRLPQILTKAIDTLHRHKNEFFEEHGEKGVEAEKRAISFLSKLRNELQTDKPVTPLEDELPDAALWNQYLDYQRNLLNGNGEPSWFQSPWLFVECYMYRRIHAALAQNPPIGSFDVFKEGKAQNFFESQEAIIALCTYFQELLKNIKDLDEKQLQGELFKLLQVSLWGNKCDLSFSAGEKSSQKSSPLQCLEDMVPYIIVNDMEKLWSLLINAKKRNTDKCTVRVDVILDNAGFELVSDLVLTDFLLSSKLADEVHFHGKSIPWYVSDTTKNDFNWTIKQLQSANHMWMSRCGINWEGNLKKGVWVYQDHMFWTLPHIYSSMAEVAPDLYADLQKSNLLLFKGDLNYRKLTGDRKWEYTVPFHQALNKFHPAPLCSLRTLKSDTQVGLKPGQGEQIQASEPEWMISGKYGIVQFDATP; from the exons ATGGCGGCAGTAACGGCCTTACCGGTCTCCCTCTCGGCCAGGTTTAAGGG ATCCTTTGCATACTTTACAGTTAAAGACCGACTACCCCAGATCCTCACAAAAGCTATTGACACTCTGCATCGACACAAAAATGAGTTCTTTGAAGAACATGGTGAG aaGGGTGTTGAAGCAGAGAAGAGAGCTATATCCTTCCTTTCCAAATTACGGAATGAACTGCAAACAGACAAACCTGTGACTCCCCTAGAAGATGAGCTGCCTGATGCTGCCCTGTGGAACCAATACCTAGACTACCAACGTAATCTATTAAATGGAAACGGAGAACCAAGTTGGTTTCAGTCCCCTTGGTTGTTTGTAGAGTGTTACATGTATCGAAGAATTCATGCAGCATTAGCACAGAA CCCACCTATTGGCAGCTTTGATGTATTTAAGGAAGGAAAGGCTCAAAATTTCTTTGAATCCCAAGAGGCTATTATTGCTTTATGCACTTACTTCCAGGAACTTCTTAAAAACATCAAGGATTTAGATGAAAAGCAACTTCAGGGGGAACTTTTTAAACTACTGCAG GTGTCACTGTGGGGCAATAAGTGTGACCTTTCTTTTTCAGCCGGTGAGAAAAGCTCTCAGAAATCTAGTCCTTTACAATGCCTGGAAGACATGGTACCTTACATCATAGTGAATGATATGGAAAAACTTTGGTCACTACTTATAAATGCCAAAAAAAGGAATACAGATAAGTGTACTGTTAGAGTTGACGTAATCTTGGATAATGCTGGATTTGAGCTTGTAAGTGATCTTGTGTTGACTGACTTCTTGTTGTCATCAAAGCTGGCCGATGAAGtccatttccatggaaaaagtATTCCGTGGTACGTGTCAGATACAACAAAGAATGATTTTAACTGGACTATTAAACAGCTCCAGTCAGCTAATCATATGTGGATGTCTAGATGTGGGATAAACTGGGAGGGCAACTTGAAAAAGGGCGTTTGGGTTTACCAAGATCACATGTTTTGGACTTTGCCACATATCTATTCCAGCATGGCCGAGGTTGCTCCTGATTTGTATGCTGATCTACAGAAGTcaaatttgcttctttttaaaggTGATCTAAACTACAGAAAATTAACAGGTGATAGAAAATGGGAGTATACTGTGCCATTTCATCAGGCCTTGAACAAGTTTCATCCTGCACCTCTCTGTAGTTTAAGAACGCTGAAATCGGACACTCAGGTTGGCCTGAAGCCTGGGCAGGGTGAACAAATCCAGGCTTCTGAACCGGAATGGATGATAAGTGGCAAATATGGGATAGTTCAGTTTGATGCTACTCCCTGA
- the RMND1 gene encoding required for meiotic nuclear division protein 1 homolog isoform X3 produces the protein MRLKLLRLQTTSFHSLTTVHRCQRFNKTGHHLLKLDNDVDRTDHRTAKKIGNLYAPKTAAPCLTRPSMQVKNWQMIQGNVSALGKSVYYQGGEMFFPPWKRFGLAAMENYTLNVEYIKKLGNISSRFYTIVSTSKIIPKPSTQPLKRPPKAPRTKQPSRANQPLLSDDMKNLMQCTAFATADEYHLGNLCHDLTSHGYVEITSLPRDAANVLVMGAEKSAKDDDPGMIFFFREGAVVFWNVDEKSMKNIMRVLEQHEIQPYEVALVHWENEEINYRIGEGQSKLHKGEILLNSELDTDEVILQKFAFSNALCLSVKLAIWESLLDNFVESIQSIPEILKSRRKVKLSHADVMQKIGELFALRNSELLQ, from the exons ATGAGACTGAAACTCCTGCGCCTTCAGACTACATCTTTTCACTCTTTAACTACAGTACATCGATGCCAAAGATTTAATAAAACTGGACATCATCTTCTAAAGCTGGATAATGATGTTGACAGAACGGATCACAGAACAGCTAAGAAGATTGGAAACTTGTATGCTCCGAAGACTGCTGCCCCTTGTTTGACAAGGCCCTCTATGCAAGTCAAGAATTGGCAAATGATCCAAGGAAATGTATCTGCTTTGGGAAAAAGTGTTTATTATCAGGGTGGGGAGATGTTTTTCCCACCCTGGAAACGTTTTGGCTTGGCAGCAATGGAAAACTACACGCTCAATGTGGAGTATATTAAAAAGCTCGGGAACATATCATCAAGATTTTACACAATTGTATCAACTAGTAAAATTATTCCAAAACCAAGTACCCAGCCACTTAAGAGGCCACCAAAGGCACCAAGGACCAAGCAGCCCTCCAGAGCTAACCAGCCACTACTGTCAGATGACATGAAG AATCTGATGCAGTGCACAGCCTTTGCAACAGCAGATGAATATCATCTTGGTAATCTGTGTCATGACCTGACTTCCCATGGATATGTTGAAATAACAAGTTTGCCCAGAG ACGCTGCAAATGTTTTGGTGATGGGTGCTGAGAAATCTGCAAAAGATGATGATCCtggcatgatttttttcttcag GGAAGGGGCTGTTGTGTTTTGGAATGTGGATGAGAAAAGT ATGAAGAATATAATGCGAGTGCTGGAACAGCATGAAATTCAGCCATATGAAGTAGCATTAGTCCACTGGGAAAACGAAGAGATAAACTATAGAATAGGAGA AGGGCAATCAAAGCTTCATAAGGGAGAAATCTTGTTAAATTCTGAGCTGGATACTGATGAAGTAATTCTGCAGAAATTTGCCTTTTCAAATGCCCTGTGTCTTTCTG TAAAACTGGCTATTTGGGAATCGTTATTGGATAACTTTGTGGAATCTATCCAATCAATTCCTGAG ATCCTAAAATCAAGAAGGAAGGTAAAACTATCTCACGCAGATGTCATGCAGAAAATTGGAGAACTTTTTGCATTAAG GAACTCTGAACTACTGCAGTAA
- the ARMT1 gene encoding damage-control phosphatase ARMT1 isoform X2, translating to MYRRIHAALAQNPPIGSFDVFKEGKAQNFFESQEAIIALCTYFQELLKNIKDLDEKQLQGELFKLLQVSLWGNKCDLSFSAGEKSSQKSSPLQCLEDMVPYIIVNDMEKLWSLLINAKKRNTDKCTVRVDVILDNAGFELVSDLVLTDFLLSSKLADEVHFHGKSIPWYVSDTTKNDFNWTIKQLQSANHMWMSRCGINWEGNLKKGVWVYQDHMFWTLPHIYSSMAEVAPDLYADLQKSNLLLFKGDLNYRKLTGDRKWEYTVPFHQALNKFHPAPLCSLRTLKSDTQVGLKPGQGEQIQASEPEWMISGKYGIVQFDATP from the exons ATGTATCGAAGAATTCATGCAGCATTAGCACAGAA CCCACCTATTGGCAGCTTTGATGTATTTAAGGAAGGAAAGGCTCAAAATTTCTTTGAATCCCAAGAGGCTATTATTGCTTTATGCACTTACTTCCAGGAACTTCTTAAAAACATCAAGGATTTAGATGAAAAGCAACTTCAGGGGGAACTTTTTAAACTACTGCAG GTGTCACTGTGGGGCAATAAGTGTGACCTTTCTTTTTCAGCCGGTGAGAAAAGCTCTCAGAAATCTAGTCCTTTACAATGCCTGGAAGACATGGTACCTTACATCATAGTGAATGATATGGAAAAACTTTGGTCACTACTTATAAATGCCAAAAAAAGGAATACAGATAAGTGTACTGTTAGAGTTGACGTAATCTTGGATAATGCTGGATTTGAGCTTGTAAGTGATCTTGTGTTGACTGACTTCTTGTTGTCATCAAAGCTGGCCGATGAAGtccatttccatggaaaaagtATTCCGTGGTACGTGTCAGATACAACAAAGAATGATTTTAACTGGACTATTAAACAGCTCCAGTCAGCTAATCATATGTGGATGTCTAGATGTGGGATAAACTGGGAGGGCAACTTGAAAAAGGGCGTTTGGGTTTACCAAGATCACATGTTTTGGACTTTGCCACATATCTATTCCAGCATGGCCGAGGTTGCTCCTGATTTGTATGCTGATCTACAGAAGTcaaatttgcttctttttaaaggTGATCTAAACTACAGAAAATTAACAGGTGATAGAAAATGGGAGTATACTGTGCCATTTCATCAGGCCTTGAACAAGTTTCATCCTGCACCTCTCTGTAGTTTAAGAACGCTGAAATCGGACACTCAGGTTGGCCTGAAGCCTGGGCAGGGTGAACAAATCCAGGCTTCTGAACCGGAATGGATGATAAGTGGCAAATATGGGATAGTTCAGTTTGATGCTACTCCCTGA